In Arthrobacter citreus, a single genomic region encodes these proteins:
- a CDS encoding stage IV sporulation protein FB, whose amino-acid sequence MNKWLALPSKISVHPLYLLIACIGILTANFWSVLFVSIIIFCHELGHAIAATSFNWRINKITLLPFGGVVDLDEHGNRPTYEEFIVTIAGPIQHLTLYIIANILFQMNFLPENLYNLFINFNVSILCFNLLPIWPLDGGKLINQLFSLIFPFVKAHLYSLYSSFVFLVLSSIITILIQPMNITIWVCLLFLIVSLWGEWKNRHFVVIRFLMERFYGNKPYIQKIKSISLNKETKLFQVFSNFQKGYKYNVVFTLDRKNQQMLDENELLHAYFTEKKATYSLEELIS is encoded by the coding sequence TTGAATAAATGGCTTGCTCTTCCATCTAAAATTTCAGTTCATCCACTCTATTTATTAATAGCATGTATTGGAATTTTGACCGCAAACTTTTGGTCCGTATTGTTTGTTTCGATTATTATTTTCTGTCACGAATTAGGACACGCAATAGCAGCTACTTCATTTAATTGGCGAATTAACAAAATTACACTTCTTCCCTTTGGAGGTGTTGTCGATCTAGATGAACACGGAAATAGACCAACCTACGAGGAATTTATTGTTACAATAGCTGGACCTATTCAACATTTAACGTTATATATTATTGCTAACATACTGTTTCAAATGAACTTTCTGCCTGAAAATTTATATAATCTTTTTATTAATTTTAACGTTAGTATTCTTTGTTTTAATTTATTACCAATTTGGCCTTTGGACGGTGGAAAATTAATCAATCAGTTATTTTCTTTAATTTTTCCATTCGTAAAAGCTCATCTATATAGTTTATACTCTTCATTTGTCTTTTTAGTTTTAAGTTCAATCATTACGATTTTAATACAACCAATGAATATTACAATATGGGTTTGTCTATTATTTTTAATTGTTTCTTTATGGGGGGAATGGAAAAATAGGCATTTTGTTGTTATTCGTTTTTTAATGGAACGATTTTATGGAAACAAACCATATATCCAAAAAATTAAATCAATTTCTTTAAATAAAGAAACAAAATTATTTCAAGTCTTTTCTAATTTTCAAAAAGGCTATAAATACAATGTGGTTTTTACATTAGATAGAAAGAACCAACAAATGCTAGATGAAAATGAATTATTACATGCGTACTTTACCGAGAAGAAAGCAACTTATTCGCTTGAAGAACTGATCAGTTAG
- a CDS encoding glycosyltransferase family 2 protein, protein MDIVLSILIPTVPERMDYLKRIVNELENQCKAYPVEILVLLENKKRTTGEKRNVLIEQAKGEYVVFIDDDDRITSNYIELLCQAIRETPKVDCIVFDVLVNFNNQYSKICKYGKEFEHGEDDNYYYRKPNHLMCYSKQIASSHKFLNISFGEDDEWGRRVSNDIKNQKRIDSILYYYDYIPKDPSWYV, encoded by the coding sequence ATGGATATTGTTCTTTCAATTCTTATTCCAACTGTACCTGAAAGAATGGACTATTTGAAGCGTATTGTTAACGAATTGGAAAATCAGTGTAAAGCATATCCTGTTGAAATATTAGTTCTTTTAGAAAATAAAAAAAGAACTACTGGAGAAAAAAGAAATGTTTTAATCGAGCAGGCAAAAGGAGAATACGTAGTATTTATCGATGACGATGATCGTATTACATCAAATTATATAGAATTATTATGCCAAGCAATTCGTGAAACACCAAAGGTAGATTGTATAGTTTTTGATGTTTTAGTAAATTTTAACAACCAATATTCAAAGATTTGTAAATATGGGAAAGAGTTTGAACATGGGGAAGATGACAATTATTATTACCGGAAACCTAATCATTTAATGTGCTATTCTAAACAGATTGCCTCTTCACATAAGTTTCTCAATATCAGCTTTGGAGAAGACGATGAATGGGGAAGAAGAGTTTCAAATGATATTAAAAATCAAAAAAGAATAGATTCTATACTGTATTATTATGATTATATTCCAAAAGACCCTTCTTGGTATGTTTAG